In Clostridium sp., one DNA window encodes the following:
- a CDS encoding acetyl-CoA hydrolase/transferase family protein, producing MSWEDIYKSRLVDAEEAVSKIKSNSRVVFSHAVGEPSELIDALVKNKENYENLEIVHMVAMGKGEYAKPGMEKYFRHNSLFVGASTRDAVSSGRGDYTPCFFYEVPRLFKKGYLPVDVALIQVSEPDEHGYCSFGVSNDYTKPAAESAKLVIAEVNKNMPRTLGDSFIHVSNIDYMVEVSHPLIELKPAKLGEVEKSIGRYCASLIEDGSTLQLGIGAIPDAVLMFLKDKKDLGIHSEMISDGVVELVEAGVINNSRKTLHPGKIIVTFLMGTRKLYDFVDNNPMVETYPVDYVNNPLVIMKNSKMVSINSCVQVDLMGQVCSESIGLKQISGVGGQVDFVRGTDMAEDGKSIIAIPSTASHGKVSRIVPLLDTGAAVTTSRNEVDYIITEYGIAHLRGKTLKDRARALINIAYPDFRESLEEEFEKRFNCKI from the coding sequence ATGAGTTGGGAAGATATATATAAAAGTAGATTGGTTGATGCAGAAGAGGCTGTCTCAAAAATAAAATCAAACAGCAGGGTGGTTTTTTCACACGCAGTTGGAGAACCTTCAGAATTAATAGATGCATTGGTTAAAAATAAAGAAAACTACGAAAATTTAGAAATAGTACACATGGTTGCCATGGGTAAAGGAGAATATGCCAAGCCCGGAATGGAAAAATATTTTAGACACAATTCACTTTTTGTAGGTGCAAGTACGAGAGATGCGGTAAGTTCAGGAAGAGGGGATTATACACCATGCTTCTTCTATGAAGTTCCAAGGTTGTTCAAGAAGGGGTATCTGCCTGTCGATGTAGCACTTATCCAGGTAAGTGAGCCGGATGAACACGGCTACTGCAGTTTTGGAGTTTCAAACGATTACACAAAACCTGCTGCAGAGAGTGCAAAGCTGGTAATTGCGGAAGTCAACAAAAATATGCCAAGGACACTTGGCGATTCTTTCATACATGTATCAAATATTGATTATATGGTGGAAGTTTCACATCCACTTATAGAATTAAAACCGGCCAAGCTTGGAGAAGTTGAGAAATCCATAGGGAGATACTGTGCATCGCTTATTGAAGATGGTTCTACACTTCAGCTTGGTATAGGCGCCATTCCAGATGCAGTACTGATGTTTTTAAAGGACAAAAAAGATCTCGGCATACATTCCGAGATGATATCGGATGGTGTAGTTGAACTGGTGGAAGCAGGTGTTATCAACAACAGCAGGAAGACTCTTCATCCTGGAAAGATAATTGTAACATTCCTCATGGGTACAAGGAAGCTGTATGATTTTGTAGACAATAATCCCATGGTTGAAACTTATCCTGTAGATTATGTTAACAATCCGCTTGTAATTATGAAAAACAGCAAGATGGTTTCAATAAATTCCTGTGTTCAGGTTGATTTAATGGGACAGGTATGTTCCGAAAGTATAGGATTAAAGCAGATAAGTGGTGTTGGAGGTCAGGTCGATTTTGTAAGGGGAACTGATATGGCCGAAGATGGAAAATCCATTATAGCAATACCTTCCACTGCATCACATGGAAAGGTTTCAAGGATAGTTCCACTGCTCGATACAGGTGCAGCTGTTACAACTTCCAGAAATGAAGTGGATTATATAATTACAGAATATGGTATCGCACATCTCAGAGGGAAGACCTTGAAGGATAGAGCCAGAGCATTGATAAATATTGCATATCCCGATTTTAGAGAATCGTTAGAAGAAGAATTTGAAAAAAGATTTAATTGTAAAATTTAA
- a CDS encoding NifU family protein: MNEKVLKVIDEKVRPYLNSHNGDVQILDIKDGVVKIRLLGQCGNCISAKYTVHDIIESAIKKEISGIKGVELIDYISEDTLNMARKILSKHA; the protein is encoded by the coding sequence ATGAATGAGAAAGTGCTCAAGGTTATTGATGAAAAGGTAAGGCCATATTTGAACAGCCATAATGGTGATGTACAGATTCTCGATATAAAGGATGGCGTGGTCAAGATAAGACTTTTGGGACAGTGCGGCAATTGTATCTCTGCTAAATATACTGTACATGACATAATTGAATCTGCCATAAAGAAAGAAATTTCCGGGATAAAAGGGGTTGAACTCATAGATTATATAAGTGAAGATACCTTGAATATGGCGAGAAAAATATTAAGCAAACATGCATAG